A section of the bacterium genome encodes:
- a CDS encoding M24 family metallopeptidase produces MGSCFYTQHRTLPGDSVLTDFGGTWDGFSSDMARMGIVGKAGPQQLDEYRSYRDAYVRTIGCLNPGVTAAVVRFCTQAFEQTGIAPTAPHSGTA; encoded by the coding sequence TTGGGCTCCTGCTTTTACACACAACACCGTACACTACCCGGTGATTCCGTGCTCACGGACTTCGGCGGCACCTGGGACGGATTCAGTTCAGACATGGCGCGCATGGGCATCGTCGGTAAGGCCGGTCCCCAGCAGCTCGACGAGTACCGGAGCTATCGCGACGCCTACGTCAGAACCATCGGGTGTCTCAATCCCGGTGTTACCGCCGCCGTCGTCCGCTTCTGCACCCAGGCCTTTGAACAGACCGGCATTGCGCCGACGGCACCACACTCGGGCACAGCGTGA